agataaaatgttaatatattatgatgttggttgtaaataaaacacaagagaacatatttaaataataataattagatatatttttaccaCAAATAACGAAACACCTGTATTTTGCATTTATCGATATCAATAACTAATCTGCCCAACCTTGTGTCTCCTCCCACTCCCCCCTGTCATTAAACTTAAGGCTATAATATGCACACGTTCTAAATATATTCGAAACATCAttgaacttaataataattttatattcgctCCACATTCATAAAATCACaacaatgaatatatttttcaaaagttttaattaatgtatcaaaaaaatgtttttcagacATGTCAATTGACGGATTTTGATTACAAATACTGgaaattaactaaaaaaggaaaataatataacctaaaatgcaaaataaaagtttcataaatggattcgtatttatgcataatttaaattatgtacttacaaaGCTACGTTTCacaatcatcaaaaaaatgCACTTTCCTACAAATTCACAGCCCCACTTAACACATAACACATTTATTTAATCGTAAATGTAGAAAATATATACTGCAATGAAAAATATGacacataacatattaaatacaattaataagtaataattttacaatataattaaataggtatacaacaataattaaataaaggtacTCAAAGCccagtttttcaaattcttgaatttgTTTATACTACTTAAATAGTGTCCTGCGGTGGTACAAATTTCTGTTATTCAATTGAAAACCCTccttttaaactttaaattatttggtgGAACTTGCATACAATAATTGTCCTAAAAAAtggttaatttaaaatgtatttaatattagatctaatgtttattatacttgaaccatgaatacaaattatttgtagGTAACAATAGTTACAACGACAACAACAACGATTATTCCGACACCAATATCTTTGACGAGTCATTGCACATGTGATACTTACATAGTTACTGAATAAATTAGGTAagataaattgttaaatgttaatatatgatttatgGTGTGAACTGTAAATTGAATACGGgagaacatattaaaatattttatataaataatatgacaattttacCACAAGTAACGAAACACCTGTAATTTGCATGTATCGAGATCAATAACCAATCTGCCCAACTCCCACTCCCCTGTATGTTTACCTAAGGCTATAAAcaggtttttaaatatattaaaaaaattactgaactttattataattttctattcgCTCCATGTTCATAAGATCATaacaatgaatacatttttcagAAGTCTTAAATAACGTATACCGGTATAACTATTATGCTTATAGCAgacattatatttgttcatGTACACTTATTTCATCCtttcaaatataatgtaacaaaaaaatattcttataacatattaaatacaataaataaataataatttaactatataatcaGCGTTATTTACCAACCATGCTCATCCCAATTTttccctttaataatgaatttattcaaattttgatttttgaaatttttgaataaGCTAAAAGCCGTTTAATTCTTGAATTTGTTTGTATTACTTAAAGAGTATCCTGTGATGACACatcaaacttctgtttttcaattgaaaatcctctttttaatttaaattatttggtagaaattacttttgaaaaatttgatgttccaaatttaaaatttgaacaagtttaaattatataatatagttatactatactatacttaaCTATACTAGTTAAACTCGTTGGCGGCGTGACCGCGTCAATATTAGTTGTCCACAAACTTTGGTCTACAATTTCCGTTAGGCGTTAAACTGTATCCCTTCGGACACTGACCAACGTCAGGTTTGCGTAATGGATGAATGATGACATTTTTATCGACCAACAATCCATTTTCGTCCGTCTGGGTTTCGGTTGCCGTTCCTACGTTGGTGATTGTCACCGCCTGTGTCGCTGTCCCCTCAATAGACGACGTCGCTGTGGCGTTGTTGGCCGTTCCGTTGATGGGCGTCGTCGCTTTGGTATTGTTAACAGTTTCCTTGATAGTTGTCGTCCCTGTGGTGTCTATAAATGTCGATGTAACCAATGTGGTATCTGTTGTGGTCACGGTCGTGGACATTTCTGAAGCCTCAATGTGAGAAACGGGAAGATTAGACGACATTCTCGCACTGGGTTTGGCTGGAGTCGACTGATTATTTTCAACTGGATTCTGACGGATATTTTTCGCGTTCACCGAAGTAAGTACAAAAACGACGAAAAAGGCTGCCGAAATCACGCGATTACACCGAATTTTCATCGTGTAACTAAAGTATTTATTACACACGATAGTGAATAGTCTAATAACGGATgggaattttatatttaatatagatattaaatgGAAAACTTTAATGTGTCtgttaaattatagtatactacAAGAAGACACCAATGAACGCTGCAGGTCCACACCACATACTGGATTCGAAATATGACTTGTTAAACCTACCAGCTTGGTATGCGGTCTACTAATTTTAACCTTGCATTAAAACGTTCGTCCTCCCACTGTTAAACGTGTATTCCAGAGAGGAAGTATTTGACCATTTTTGcaaaccattaaaatatgtacacataattgaaatatacctatatttaaaaatatccaagACAAAATAACACACGatttgcattttattataatattatgtttattgatgCACGTTCATAcagataaaatatgtatttatttatattgatattttataggaatgtgagaaaaatgttttgtagttatttttaattgtattaactgttcagtgcatatatatttaaaattgtaaacgaaTAGGACCCAACTCTAACATGTCTAGTGAGAcccattatttttttgatgaataaatcaaataaaaatataatatttattgtttaaaataaattttttttttttaatgatcgtAAAgtctgtttttgtttttgtagggTAGAAAATTGTAGGTTTAGAAAACACGTGTGTTTtcggtttggcagattttttattgggcacccgtaggtatctaccATGTCTGGGTGggagatggcggcacttctctccggacaccatgacttgcccgaagaaaaatgccacccgcagCCAAGGTTATGAACTGGCAACTCCatcccaccaaaaaaaaattaaaattgtcttaacacataacacatttatttaattgcaaatgtagaaaatatatactgcaatgaaaaatatgacatataaatatataacatattaaatacatataaaaagtaatcattttaaaatataatgaaataggtatacaaaaataatcatatttaatcacacccagtttttcaaattattgaatttgtttgTACCTATTACTTAAAGAATTTCGTGTATTgacacaaacttctgtttttttaataaattgagaaCTCCTCTTTTCACTTAGTTTCTATAATTTGAAACTTGAACGAGTTgaacttatttaatataattattaaaatgtatatactaaagataatagtcctaaaaaaactgtttacaaaaatataaaatgtatattatattggatccaatgtttattatacttggaaaattgttaacaaataattaatcttGATAGCtgattaataggtattaatcactaaaatgttaatttaccATAGCCCAATATCTTTCAACCCTTTATcatatggacataatattattatccttagtacctacacaaagttaaatatatcgaaaactactcgttcaaatttgaattaatatatcaaaatgtttGGAAAAATTATTCACTAATTTATTTACGTTAGAAAAGGGAGGTTCTAGTTTGTACCTCCAAATGAAAATTCTTAAGTGATACAAAAAATcacaagaatttgaaaatatgggcTTTGAGtacattaaaaaattctaaaaatcagattttgaaaaacTGCAATATTGAAGTAAAAAATGTGGTGCACTTGCTTTGCGAACCAtcccgtatattattataagtccgGAATTCGTTGGCATTGAGACTGCGTCAATCTTATTCGTCTTGAAATATTGGTTTACAATCTCCAGTAGACGTTATAATGTATCCCTCCCTACATTGTCTGCTTACAGGTTTGATGagtaattttcgatttttatggttttgttttttgattgaAATTCGATTTTCGTCCATCTGGTTTGAGGTTACCTTTTCTACGTTGGAGATTTTCACCGCCTGTGCGGCGGCCGTACCCTCAATAGACGTCTTTGCGGTGGCGTTGTTGGCCGTTCCCTTGACAAGCAATGTCTCCTTGTTATTGTTGGCCGGAGCGAATAACTTGATATTTGTCGTCGCGATGGTGTTTACGGATGTAGACCTTACCGTACTGGTACTCTTCGTAGACGTGACCAAAATGATCTTTGCATTGATGGCGGACGAGGACTTATGGTCTGGGGCCACGATATGAGATACAGGAAAATGTGTCTTATTCGACGACCTTCTCACACTGTGTTTGGCTGGAATCGACTGATTCCTTGCCATCGGATTCTGTGGGGAATTTTTAGCGTTTGCCGAAGTGACAACGAAAACGATAGCAACGATGACCGAAATCACGTGATTAAACCGTATTTTCATCGTGTAACTAAAGTATTTATTACACTCGATAGTGAACAGTCTAGTAACGAACGggacttttatatttattatacgtacTAAATGGAAAACTTTAATCTGTCTGTTAAATTATCGGAAGACGCGCAATGTACATGCAATGTACACGCAATGTACCCTACAAGTGCTTCGAAATATGACTAGTTAAAGTCACCAGCTTGGTATGAGGTATACTCATTTTAAccttgaattaaaaatgtagggAAAAAGTGTACAAATAAGCAGCCATAGCGGATAAAGTGATAATGTCTTATTATTGTGTCTTAAAGAAATAAACAGCTGGTAATATGACGTGGatttattcattgttattataatataaattatcaactgATAAACCACTAGTGGTAAAAACAGTTGCCATTTTCGTTGCTATGGTGACAATTCATCTATTGGTCTCAATTGCTTATGTTACTATGAATTATGAAAAAAGGttttatttacgatttatttatttatttttaaaagcttatgaagttattcatattttataaaattgttttgttactAAGGAAGTTTTAAGtctagataatttaaaaaaaattaataagaaacttAAAGATTGaagtgaaattatttatttatctaagaAAAGTTGTGTtaagaatgaataaattatataatatgataatactgTTAAGAAataatgaatgataataatagaagTATTAAACCGGCGGTCAAAGTGGACATTgtattttagattaattttatttatgatatacatattattatatattgtatagtataagaatgaaatatacacatactcgtaataaattaaatattttttgtgtaacAACAAGTCATCTCCATTTATATGATATCTCTGTATTTAACATACGGACTTTACTGGTTCTTGCACAAAACGAAgtagttttttagattctgagcggagcgaggaatgtaatggttttacaatgatgtttatttctttttcttttttattctgtaaacactttttctccctctaaacttgctcaaaagtatcaagttcagcatcttttctgaaaggtaatgttcttgagctggtactttttcgatttttgaaacgctactcgaaataaaagcggttaaaggagaaaaaacgtacgatttcatgattttataatattaaataattacggacgacgttttctaccagaaatattgcttcaaatgaaatatgataagagatatttttttgttgtattttggattttgttccttacggtttaaagttcagaaaattttagccatttttaaactatttatagacattttaattttggtagtttttttgttgtaattaggttaaaaacatttgtaaaaacttgaaatttgggttgtttacttatattagccttacctagacacggtacaattttcaaaacatttgagcgacttttgagctttttcttttcttttatatttttatgatatttcctaattataattatataaattacctatttatataaatcgttcttaatctgttcttaaaacgctttgtatatcaccatagaaattaataaaattaaataaaaaggattccctcgtccgctcagaatcgttttttatcgaatgcaatcattgcattctaATCGAGTACAGTAAAATTACTCTATCCTGTCCGTGACCCGAAGGgacatccaccaccgaaatgcgctgacctacttttttttatatataataataactttttatttatttgcttaAAATAGTTTCTGATAACAAACTATGATTTCTGACAGGTTTAAGTACACAATATTGAAGGTTtcatgctaatataaataaaatcctgAAATGTggcactatatatataatattatatatataacatatgttGAACCTAAGGTGGCGATTTGCATTAAAACGTACTTCGCCCTACTGTTTAACGTGTATTCCAAAGAGGAAGTATCTGACTATTTTCGCAATCCATTAAATGAACGTATCATtgaaatttacatatatttaaaaatatctaagaaGAAATAACACACGatttgcattttattataatattatgttcattgatGCACGTTCATGCaaaaacatatatatgtatttatttatgttgatattttatagtaatgtgagaaaaatgttttgtagttatttttaattgtattaactgttcaatacatatatatttaaaattgtgaacTCATAGGACCTCACTCGAACATGTCCAATGGGACCCATTATCTTTTtgaagaataaattaaataaaaatataatatttattatttaaaatgaaattgccTTAAcacacataatacatttatttaattgtaaatgtagaaatatactgaagttaaaaatatgacataggtataacattttaaatacatataataagtaatcactttacattttaatcaaataggtatacaataataataaaatatactcaaagTCCAGTTTTTCcaattattgaatttgtttatattacttAAAGAGTGTCGTGTGGTgacacaaacttctgttttttattgaaaactccTCTTTTCACTTTGTTCCTATAATTAACTTGAACGAGTTgaacttatttaatataattattaaaatgtattgataatagTCCTAAATCACCATAGCATTTTATCTTCTAACCCATTAccttatagacataatattattatccttagtacctACCCAaagttaaatataacaaaaactaCTCGATTAATACATCCAAATGTCTAGTAAAATGATGATCTAAATTATTCACGTTAGAAAAACGATGTTCTAGTTTGTATATCCACATAAAACTtcttaagtattacaaaaatgcacaagaatttgaaaatatgggcAAAAAAAGGTGGTGCACATGCACATACTTGGCGAATCACTGTGTATATTATTCTAAGCCCTGCACTCGTTGGCAATGAGACTGCGTCAATCTTATTCTTCTCGAAATATTGGTTTACAATCTCCGCTAGACGTTTTAATAAATCCCTCCCTACATTTTCTGCTTCCAGGTTTGATGATCGCCTTTTGATGATTTGTGTTGGTATatcttttgataaaaatttgattttcgtCCGTCTGGTTTTCGGTTACCTTTTCTACGTTGGAGATTATCACCATCTGTGCGGCGGCCGTACCTTTAATAAAAGTCGTCGTGATCGCGTTGTCGGCCATACTTGCTCTGAGTTTGACCGGACTCGACCGATTATTTTTAACCGGATTCTGCGGGTCATTTTTCGCGTTCGCCGTAGTAACGATGAAAGCGAAGGCAACGATGGCCGAAACCACGTAATTAAACCGAATTTTCATCGAGTAACTAAAGTATTTATTACACACGATAATGAATAGTCTAATAATGACGGgacttttatatttaatataggtactaaatggAAAACTTTAATCCCTCCGTTAAATTAACGGAAGACGCGCAATGAACGTGCACCTTACAAGAGCTTCGAAATATGACTAGTTAAAGCTACCAGCTTGATATTTGGTCTAATAATTTTAACCTTACAAAATGTAGGCGAAAAGTGTACAAGGTAGCCATAGTGGATAAAGTGGTAATGTCTTATTATTCAGTCATAAAGAAATAAACAGCTGGTTATATTATGATGTGGATTGATTCATTGTTATCATATTTATCAActgataaactattattatgataaaaacatttgCGGTTTTCGTTTAAaactaatactttattttttgattatgttGATGTAAGAACGTAAGATACTTGtactgaataaataataatattttataaatattaaacataaaaattaatataccaaaatttttttttttgaaattaatataagcattgagtatatatattgtaaaattgaatacatatgTACTCAAtgttatacgtttatatttactataaaattgatttaattttaattggtaTATTAAACAGTATGAAGAGGAAAAAGTGGTTATTATGATGAAAATTCATCTATTGGTCTCAATTGCGTACGTTACTATGAATTATGAAAGAaggtttttttacaatttatttatttatttttaaaagcttatgaagttattcatattttataaaattgttttgttactAAGGAAGTTTTAAGtctgattaatttaaaaaatatttataagaaacttaaagattgaaattaaattatttatttatctaagaAAAGTTGTGGTAagaatatataagttatatattatgataataatattacactgtatatgtttcattgtattataatttatttttctttgtttgtctaaaaatttaatatttttacactatAAATAGTACGAATAATCACTTAACATGCATTTTAGACTCAGAACACTAGGCCCTTTACACATAGGCTGTGAGGCCTAAGTGTTTGGTCCTATTAATTAAGTAGccacaatggtataatataggtacacaaattatcaaatttccgttacgattattatatttaaatgttaaaataaaaatataagatataatattatgttcttatctgaaatattatcttttagaaaCATCGACACTCGTTATTGAAGTCAACATTGTCATTTCGAACAGGCAGCTAATTGATTTCTATGTTGTTATGTCAACTGGCTTCTTAATGTGAAATCTATGACTGCAAATTATAAGCCCTAAAAACACCAAGAATTTcgtataaaaatgcattaatgctctaaaaatgtaaagtaaCGCAccctttaaaatatactaaaattactttaataaaacACTGAGAATTGGTCATCGGAGTGTTGTTAGATTCGTGTTTTTCTCTTGATTCATATCGTTTTACACCTATAAATGCTTAGCTCTTGATAAATGTTGTACTATgttgattttatttcaaaagaaaCTTAAGCGttacacatttttcaaaaagGAATCAAACCGTCAGTAGAAAAGACATAACTGTAGTATTCGGAAAGTGAAACATACTAACGTCGCCTCGCCACCGAACCGTTTACTTTCTGCCTATTTAGTACGTGTAGTTCACACTCGGCGATAGAATTCCTGTCTGAGCTTTGCTGGACAGTTTTGCCAAAACTAACATCGTGTATACTTCTAGAAAAAATGCCAACGTGCATTAAAAAACCCAGCTCAAGTAAAGTCTAATCCGAGTATTGTTTTTACTGATTTCGAAGCTGATGTTTGGTTCTGGTTCACTTGGTGAACTCTGAAAATTTTTGTTGGCAATCAACTTTCATGTATAGAAGTTGTTAAATGTCTTGCATTCAAGTACACCATTGTGACGATCAGACTAAGGGCGACCATAAGcagaataacaacaaaatactaATCATAAAATCCATCGTTTtacatacgattataatatgttactttttttcaaataaataccaGATGTAACGATTATAGCTAATAGTTATCACGAACGATAGTCTACTAATCTATTATGTTTACTGGACTAAAatctaacacaatattattttaagatgctCACTACCAAGTAGATACGCAGAGCACCTAATCTTCATCTAAACATCTTGAATTTCTTTATGTACATGCCTCACCTCttgagatttttaatattaagtattattattctgaaccttatatctatttaatattatgctgtgTTTGTTATTGATTTTAACAGGTTTCcacttatcaaatattatataataaattatctatattaaagTTCCAAGTTCACCGTGGTCGCATAGGTCAAATACCATATCTCATCCAGATCAATAGTACCTATAGCTACTTAATCTCTATATTTCGAACCGAATGAACCACATGtgaaaatgtattgattgtacagttatattttacaagcatttgttttttatatacagaTAATATACAAACCttaaaacgtatttatataaatatgttagtTATATAGATGTGAGTCCCAAAAatgatcaattattaatttttatattgttttgttttaaaaatatacttttagattctgagggaagcgatgaatgtattgattttacaatgatgtgtgttttttttttatttttttttgtgtctgtcatcactttttaggacagtaaaagtgcttggattttcttcaacagtaacttttctgataggaaaatgaatctagttggtactttaggcggtcaaaagtaaaaatttcccagtagtttccaaacgcgacgtgaaaaacaaaagaaaaattaattatttttacgcaaaatcagtttttgagaaaatcgatgttggtttttggtgcaactctaaaacaaatgacggtaggtacatgaaactttgactgattgtttatatatattagcattttctatacaccgtaacattttcaaaaatttggacttattttgagctgtttacggacattgtcaatttccatttttttagttttttttctataaatatcaatacaattttatctgttgggtaaaaaagcttgaaaatttaatagaaggctcctaggttattgtttcaaaggcagatgaaaaaaattaaaaaccttagtcccagtttttatttataagcatttaaagttcaaatcttgacaaaatacggaaaaattacgaaaattagcaaattattttgagttgagaattcttaaaaatttttattttaaatctaagatttgaaaatgtaatacaagattgtctttaagtttgtctacctttatcaaaaaaaaaaatgtctacaagaaagtcaaattaaatttttatgagcgtttagaattcatatttttacaatatttgatattcactcgatttctcgtgtaacaatattcttattttgttgtaattaaaaaacatatgactgtatatacttgaaaatttcactgaatgtttttattagcatttgctatataccataaaattttgaaaataatttgactctttttgagccgtttacggacatagtcagct
The Metopolophium dirhodum isolate CAU chromosome 7, ASM1992520v1, whole genome shotgun sequence DNA segment above includes these coding regions:
- the LOC132948225 gene encoding uncharacterized protein LOC132948225 — translated: MKIRCNRVISAAFFVVFVLTSVNAKNIRQNPVENNQSTPAKPSARMSSNLPVSHIEASEMSTTVTTTDTTLVTSTFIDTTGTTTIKETVNNTKATTPINGTANNATATSSIEGTATQAVTITNVGTATETQTDENGLLVDKNVIIHPLRKPDVGQCPKGYSLTPNGNCRPKFVDN
- the LOC132948223 gene encoding uncharacterized protein LOC132948223 — translated: MKIRFNHVISVIVAIVFVVTSANAKNSPQNPMARNQSIPAKHSVRRSSNKTHFPVSHIVAPDHKSSSAINAKIILVTSTKSTSTVRSTSVNTIATTNIKLFAPANNNKETLLVKGTANNATAKTSIEGTAAAQAVKISNVEKVTSNQMDENRISIKKQNHKNRKLLIKPVSRQCREGYIITSTGDCKPIFQDE
- the LOC132948227 gene encoding uncharacterized protein LOC132948227; the encoded protein is MKIRFNYVVSAIVAFAFIVTTANAKNDPQNPVKNNRSSPVKLRASMADNAITTTFIKGTAAAQMVIISNVEKVTENQTDENQIFIKRYTNTNHQKAIIKPGSRKCREGFIKTSSGDCKPIFREE